In the Drosophila virilis strain 15010-1051.87 chromosome 4, Dvir_AGI_RSII-ME, whole genome shotgun sequence genome, CGCATGGCATCCGCATTGGcattgctgccgccgccgctgccaccgctggcacgctgcggcagcggcacaTTCTCATAGATGGGCTCAATGGAGCCGTTCATGGCGCTGCGCTGCAAAGGCGTCGGCGTCGTAGCCGCCGGCTGTGGACTGCTCGCCGGCGGTGGCGCCGAGCTGCGATAGCCGCTGGGCGGCAGCGTGGGTGAGCTGCAAGAGGTATGGccgaaaattaattgaattgaatgggGAAATGGTTTCGAATTACCTCtggacagctgctgctgcggcggcggcctGACTCATCGCCGACTGACGCAGCTGGGACATAATGGACGGCTGCTCCTCGATCATGTTGAGGTTCTCGAAGGTGCCATGTGGCGGCAGATACGGTTGCGAGTGGCCCATGTGGCCAATGTACGGATACTGATGCAGCATTGTGGCGCCCGAGGATGTGGGCATATTACCGCCACCGCCGGCGCCATGGACACCGCCGGCAGCGCCAGCCAAGGCGACAAACTGGCCGCCGTTGAGCAGATTGCGATTGGACACCAGATCGGGCGATGAGCCGGACACATAATTGCGATAGCCCTGCAGCGAACGCGGCGTGGCCACAGCCAAATCCGGCGTAGACGAAGAGCTCAGCCGATTCACCGGATACGGCGGCGGCGCCTTGTGCCGCATCATGTGCATGCGCTGCGACAGCTCCAAATAGGCAgccggctgctgcagctgctgctgttgctgtgtctGATAGAAATtgagatgatgatgatgtgcgTGCAATGCAGCCGCCGGCTGTGCCACATCCGGATAGCGATGCGCCGCCGTCAAATGATGTCCAAACAGCAGGCTCTCGCTATAGACGGCCGGATTGTGGACATCGGGCTGGGAGCCCGCATAATAGGCGGCCGCATTGCCGGGCGTCGCCAGCGCCAGGGCCACATTGTGCAGATCGGCGGAGGGCGTGCGATACTTGAGCTGTACGGCCGTCTCGTAGTCCGGTGCGGGTCGATAGGTGGGCAGCATGGCCTTGAGGCGTTCCCGttcgtgtgtgtctgtgctgctgctgttgttgttgttgctgccgttgccgttgttgttgttgtgatgcaacatgctgttgctgctgtgcaaattgttgttgctcaaatccaaacagctgctgctctggCCCAGCAGCTGGCTGTGACTGGCGGCCAGTGAAATATTGGACGAgagtagctgctgttgctgctgttgttgttgttgctgctgctgctgcaactgttgctgctgctgctgttgttgttgttgcaattgttgctgctgctgctgcaactgttgctgctccgCGGCCGCCACGTAATCGTACTCCACATAGCCCACACTATCGCCACCCAGTGTGTGCCCATTGCTGCTCTCCATGTCGGCGCCAACGCTGCTGCCCAAGCTGGAGGGCGTATCCGTGTCTATGTAGCGCTTGAAGAACTTGTGCTGCATGATGCACAGCTTCCAGAAGTAGCGTGCAATGTCCGCCTCGCTGAAGATGAAGCTACCCACAATGCTGCCATCGCCTTCGAGCTTGTTCTGCTCGATTTTGATGGTGCGCTTGTCAATGGTCACCGTGTGGAACTCCTTCCAGGGGAAATACTGCCTGCCGTTGTCCGCATTCACAACCATGCCATTGATGGCCAAGCCGAGCAGCAGATCATTGCCCAGCGTATCCTTGGCCGGAAAGCGCTCCTCGCCATAGCCATCCAGCtgctggcaacattgtatGTACATCTCCTCCGCCTGGCTCTGATTCAGATGCGCCAGGCCCgcatgctgctgcagcacctCCATGATCAGGCCGTCCAGCATGCTGTCGTCGTTGGCCAGGCCCTGCATATTGCGCGGCAGCACCAGCGATTTCTTCAGATAGTCCTTGGACTGTTTGTCGCCCTGATAGCTATCATATTCCGCCTGGCGGCAATAGAGCGCCAGCAGGATGGCCGTGCGTATGTCGCAGGCGATGCGCCCCTCGTAGATGTCGCTCTTCAGCTGGAGGAAGTAATAGAAGCGTGTCGCCTCGTCGTTCAGATGCCGTACACCCGTTGTCACATAATGGCGCACACGCAAATACATCTTGTTGTCCGCTCCATATTTGACCAGCTGGCGACTGAGCGAACGCTCCAGGTCCAGCCATTTGTATTCGTCCTCCTTGTCCTTGACCAAGTAGCGCAGGCCAAAGAATTCCGGCTGCTGGATGTACAGACGTTGGCACACATTGTCCAGGCACTCCTGGCCCTTGCTCTCCGAGCTGATGGTGCAGTCGACGGTGCTCGAGGTATCTGCCAAGTAagagacacacatacataactaTATAATGGATAAAACGTGCGCAGATAAGCACCGAAACCATaacggcggcaacaacaacgcttGGCAACACAGCACGCGCAAATATGCTAATGTACACAcagatattttttgttgtcta is a window encoding:
- the Pez gene encoding tyrosine-protein phosphatase non-receptor type 21 yields the protein MPLKFFKKCRQYNVTSKNLFVINVHHLLDTSSTVDCTISSESKGQECLDNVCQRLYIQQPEFFGLRYLVKDKEDEYKWLDLERSLSRQLVKYGADNKMYLRVRHYVTTGVRHLNDEATRFYYFLQLKSDIYEGRIACDIRTAILLALYCRQAEYDSYQGDKQSKDYLKKSLVLPRNMQGLANDDSMLDGLIMEVLQQHAGLAHLNQSQAEEMYIQCCQQLDGYGEERFPAKDTLGNDLLLGLAINGMVVNADNGRQYFPWKEFHTVTIDKRTIKIEQNKLEGDGSIVGSFIFSEADIARYFWKLCIMQHKFFKRYIDTDTPSSLGSSVGADMESSNGHTLGGDSVGYVEYDYVAAAEQQQLQQQQQQLQQQQQQQQQQLQQQQQQQQQQQQQLLSSNISLAASHSQLLGQSSSCLDLSNNNLHSSNSMLHHNNNNGNGSNNNNSSSTDTHERERLKAMLPTYRPAPDYETAVQLKYRTPSADLHNVALALATPGNAAAYYAGSQPDVHNPAVYSESLLFGHHLTAAHRYPDVAQPAAALHAHHHHLNFYQTQQQQQLQQPAAYLELSQRMHMMRHKAPPPYPVNRLSSSSTPDLAVATPRSLQGYRNYVSGSSPDLVSNRNLLNGGQFVALAGAAGGVHGAGGGGNMPTSSGATMLHQYPYIGHMGHSQPYLPPHGTFENLNMIEEQPSIMSQLRQSAMSQAAAAAAAVQSSPTLPPSGYRSSAPPPASSPQPAATTPTPLQRSAMNGSIEPIYENVPLPQRASGGSGGGSNANADAMRQRASSIQSAPPGVAPVPAARHANSNKKNNSNNNVVTLTVNAQADDEITRNIKKYGADRAASTELQFLEPQAPQRAARAASAAPAIGATAPPRQHRSSASLNKSTVDVISPAGDSLLHQQFSAMNLSANTSASTSSMFNSTLDTTGSSSASKDVKRRRRWNILSRSKTPDKQKSATLGREKASTAAQHAKLATKMKLAQDDLNLPHRWSTGVSKPQPISGQYSKDKLCQILNDKLQDAQLFMEFERIPKRREHAQYDCALLEENELKNHDPNFLPYDDNRVRLTPSMDNRHGYVNASYISATVGTKQRFYIVAQSPQESQTMRIFWQCVWEADVYLVVQLTEDISYIPLSSQEGMEFGHFQVYQEFSQTTDRCTTSKLRLYHAPSRRYRSVWHLQYADWAEQNCPRDVNHFLDFLEELNSVRLASTHEVPPGHNTNPPVLIHCLEGGGRSGVTLTADLLLYTLDHNEDLDIPRVIGQLRHQRDSIIPSLAQYKFIYNLLITYLKRTRLI